In Bacillus toyonensis BCT-7112, a single window of DNA contains:
- a CDS encoding CheR family methyltransferase encodes MENKYYNFDPSVDTDERTNLEIELLLEAVFKLSGFDFRQYARTSIYRRICNRMQLSNIPTISKLIEKVIHEEGVLEQLLNDFSINVTEMFRNPAFFKALREHVIPELKKNPEIRIWHAGCATGEEVLSMSILLHEEGLSEKSVIYATDMNTNVLEKAKQAILPLNKMQTYTKNYLQAGGTQAFSNYYSTDNRFAYFNPSLLQNIIFAQHNLVTDQSFNEFHIILCRNVLIYFTSKLQNQVQQLFYESLGHNGFLCLGNKETLRFSNIMPHYTQFNPSEQIYQKIQ; translated from the coding sequence GTGGAAAATAAGTATTATAATTTTGATCCATCAGTAGATACGGATGAGCGCACGAACTTAGAAATTGAATTACTATTAGAAGCGGTATTTAAACTATCAGGATTTGATTTTCGCCAATATGCTCGCACATCTATTTATAGAAGGATTTGTAATCGAATGCAGCTCTCTAATATCCCAACCATTTCAAAATTAATTGAAAAAGTAATTCACGAGGAAGGGGTTTTAGAACAGTTATTAAATGACTTCTCGATTAATGTAACTGAGATGTTCCGTAACCCTGCCTTTTTTAAAGCGCTTAGAGAGCATGTAATTCCTGAATTAAAAAAGAATCCTGAAATTAGAATTTGGCATGCTGGATGCGCAACTGGTGAAGAAGTATTATCAATGTCCATCTTACTTCACGAAGAAGGATTAAGTGAAAAGTCGGTTATTTACGCAACAGATATGAATACAAATGTGTTAGAAAAAGCAAAACAAGCTATCCTCCCGTTAAATAAAATGCAAACTTATACGAAAAACTATTTACAAGCTGGCGGTACACAAGCATTTTCTAACTATTATTCAACAGATAATCGTTTTGCTTATTTTAATCCATCACTTTTACAAAACATTATTTTTGCACAGCATAATTTAGTAACTGATCAATCTTTTAACGAATTTCATATTATACTTTGTCGTAACGTTTTAATTTACTTTACAAGTAAACTTCAAAATCAAGTACAGCAACTATTTTATGAAAGTTTAGGCCACAATGGATTCCTATGTTTGGGGAATAAAGAAACTCTTCGTTTTTCAAATATAATGCCGCATTATACCCAATTTAATCCTAGTGAACAAATTTATCAAAAAATACAATAA
- a CDS encoding fused response regulator/phosphatase produces MSILIVDDNPVNIFVIEKILKQAGYHDLVSLNSAQELFEYIQFGKDSSRHNEIDLILLDIMMPEIDGLEVCRRLQKEEKFKDIPIIFVTALEDANKLAEALDMGAMDYITKPINKVELLARMRVALRLKSELNWHKEQEENLRNELDLATQVQRNLLSSPLREDHIKIEASYLPSFKLAGDMYYWYKIDENRYGIILLDVMGHGISASLVCMFISSVLRETIKCLIDPELVIKELNKYMTLLHNDNDNIPYYFTAIYLVVNTEDRTIEYVNAGHPAGYVLVDETNVVELNRGSCAVGFFDEIKVEKTVIPFNKNAQILLFTDGVLEAIANDEFESEEKLRAFTERKWGDLEEEIEGFYKEEQKKTQSDDMCLIMIKTNAK; encoded by the coding sequence GTGTCCATTTTAATTGTTGATGATAATCCGGTTAACATATTTGTAATTGAGAAAATTTTAAAACAAGCCGGATATCATGATCTTGTATCGCTCAATTCTGCACAAGAGCTCTTCGAATACATACAGTTTGGAAAAGATTCTTCCAGGCATAATGAAATTGACTTAATACTATTAGATATTATGATGCCTGAAATTGATGGACTTGAAGTTTGTAGGCGATTACAAAAAGAGGAGAAGTTTAAAGATATCCCTATTATTTTTGTTACAGCTTTAGAGGATGCAAATAAATTAGCCGAAGCTCTTGATATGGGGGCAATGGATTATATTACGAAACCTATAAATAAAGTTGAACTATTAGCGCGTATGCGTGTAGCATTACGCTTGAAATCGGAATTAAATTGGCATAAAGAACAAGAAGAAAATCTTCGGAATGAACTAGATTTAGCTACACAAGTACAAAGAAACTTATTAAGTAGCCCATTAAGAGAAGATCATATAAAAATTGAAGCAAGTTACTTACCGTCATTCAAACTAGCTGGAGATATGTATTATTGGTACAAAATCGATGAAAATCGCTACGGTATTATATTATTAGATGTGATGGGACATGGTATATCTGCTTCATTAGTTTGTATGTTTATTTCTTCTGTATTACGCGAAACAATTAAATGTTTAATTGATCCAGAACTCGTCATTAAAGAATTAAATAAATATATGACCCTTTTACATAATGACAATGATAATATTCCATATTATTTTACGGCCATATACTTAGTTGTTAATACAGAAGATAGAACGATTGAATATGTGAATGCAGGACATCCTGCTGGATATGTTTTAGTTGATGAAACAAATGTAGTTGAACTGAATCGCGGGAGTTGTGCAGTAGGGTTTTTTGATGAAATAAAGGTAGAAAAGACAGTCATACCTTTTAATAAGAACGCTCAAATATTATTATTTACAGATGGTGTTCTTGAAGCAATTGCAAATGATGAATTTGAGTCTGAAGAGAAATTACGTGCTTTTACAGAAAGAAAATGGGGGGATTTAGAAGAAGAGATAGAAGGGTTTTATAAGGAAGAACAGAAGAAAACACAATCAGATGATATGTGTCTCATTATGATAAAAACGAATGCGAAATAA
- a CDS encoding YbjQ family protein yields the protein MIVTTTSGIQGKEIIEYIDIVNGEAIMGANIVRDLFASVRDVVGGRAGSYESKLKEARDIAMDEMKELAKQKGANAIVGIDVDYEVVRDGMLMVAVSGTAVRI from the coding sequence ATGATTGTAACAACAACGTCTGGAATTCAAGGTAAAGAAATTATTGAGTATATCGATATTGTAAATGGTGAAGCTATTATGGGTGCAAATATTGTCCGCGATTTATTCGCTTCTGTTCGTGATGTTGTCGGCGGTCGTGCTGGTTCTTATGAAAGCAAGCTAAAAGAAGCTCGTGATATCGCAATGGATGAAATGAAAGAACTTGCAAAACAAAAAGGTGCGAACGCTATTGTTGGTATTGACGTAGATTATGAAGTAGTTCGTGATGGAATGTTAATGGTTGCTGTAAGTGGTACAGCTGTACGTATATAA
- the sigB gene encoding RNA polymerase sigma factor SigB: MMEIQSQPTTLTKEDVIKLIAEFQQNQCNEAQERLVDHYKNLVHSIAYRYSKGGPMHEDIIQVGMLGLLGAIRRYDYSIGNAFEPFAIPTIVGEIKKYLRDKTWGIHVPRRIKDLGGKIKLAIEELTDHLQRSPKIIEIADHLGLSEEEVLEIMDAKNNYRVSSLDDVVENSSDGSSVARIESVGEVEQGYEQTERRLVLEDIFNVLNETEKSVIHYIFGENLNQKDTGERLGISQMHVSRIKRQAISKLKQAAFLDT; this comes from the coding sequence ATGATGGAAATCCAATCTCAACCTACAACTCTTACTAAAGAAGACGTTATTAAGCTAATTGCAGAATTCCAACAAAACCAATGTAATGAAGCACAGGAAAGGTTAGTTGATCATTATAAAAATCTCGTACATTCCATTGCATATCGCTATTCAAAAGGCGGGCCGATGCATGAGGATATTATACAAGTAGGGATGTTAGGGCTCTTAGGCGCAATAAGAAGGTATGATTATTCGATAGGGAATGCTTTTGAGCCGTTTGCAATACCTACAATAGTAGGCGAAATAAAGAAGTATTTACGTGATAAAACTTGGGGCATTCACGTTCCAAGGCGAATTAAAGATTTAGGCGGGAAAATTAAACTTGCGATAGAGGAGTTAACAGATCACCTGCAACGTTCACCGAAGATAATAGAGATTGCGGATCATTTAGGACTATCCGAAGAGGAAGTGCTAGAAATTATGGATGCGAAAAATAATTATCGAGTATCTTCCTTAGATGATGTAGTTGAAAATTCATCTGATGGAAGTTCGGTAGCGAGAATTGAATCTGTAGGTGAAGTAGAGCAAGGATATGAACAGACAGAAAGACGTCTCGTTTTAGAGGATATTTTTAACGTATTAAATGAGACAGAAAAGAGTGTTATTCATTATATATTTGGAGAAAATTTAAATCAAAAAGATACAGGGGAACGGTTAGGTATTTCGCAAATGCACGTTTCTCGTATTAAAAGACAAGCGATAAGTAAATTGAAGCAAGCTGCATTTTTAGATACATAA
- a CDS encoding FadR/GntR family transcriptional regulator, protein MNINEKKSFSKVSRRKLVDEVLERLQEKIFSGEYEVGDRLPTEPQLMEELGVGRSTLRESIKILVHAGILEVRQGQGTRIVSLNTTQDSFEKRLQAANINHVYEARNMLDKEVAMLAAQRRSEEDLLYLKGHLDKRRNALREGNYVAYIDADIQFHLAIATASKNEVLLDLYQSFVPALRHILSQLILNTADYEDNSEIHEKLFQAILKQNAEEARTYVVQNLELK, encoded by the coding sequence ATGAATATAAATGAAAAGAAATCTTTTTCAAAAGTTTCTCGACGAAAATTAGTCGATGAAGTGTTGGAACGTCTACAAGAAAAAATCTTTTCTGGCGAGTACGAAGTTGGTGATCGCCTCCCTACAGAGCCCCAATTAATGGAAGAGTTAGGTGTAGGGCGTTCGACGCTGCGAGAAAGCATAAAGATATTAGTACATGCTGGTATCTTAGAAGTTCGACAAGGACAAGGTACTCGTATTGTCTCACTAAATACTACGCAAGATTCATTTGAAAAACGATTGCAGGCAGCAAATATTAATCATGTGTATGAAGCACGAAATATGTTAGATAAAGAAGTAGCTATGTTAGCGGCACAGCGCCGAAGCGAAGAGGATCTTTTATACTTAAAAGGACATTTGGATAAAAGAAGAAATGCCCTTCGAGAAGGAAATTATGTAGCTTACATAGATGCAGACATTCAGTTTCATTTAGCAATTGCAACGGCGAGCAAAAACGAAGTTCTACTTGATTTATATCAATCTTTCGTGCCTGCCCTTCGTCATATTTTAAGCCAATTAATATTAAATACAGCTGACTATGAAGATAACTCTGAAATTCATGAAAAATTATTCCAAGCTATATTAAAACAAAATGCCGAAGAGGCTCGAACATACGTTGTTCAAAATTTGGAGCTGAAATAA
- a CDS encoding DUF4028 family protein has product MIVKILKDSSNSFLCTVQNKNGDQYVKKWFSKHENNKELGRPTFKEVEKDWKENRESFMYPNIKALY; this is encoded by the coding sequence GTGATTGTAAAAATATTAAAGGATAGCAGTAATAGTTTCCTTTGTACAGTTCAAAACAAAAATGGAGACCAGTATGTGAAAAAATGGTTTAGTAAACATGAAAATAACAAAGAATTAGGGCGACCAACTTTTAAAGAAGTAGAAAAGGATTGGAAAGAAAATAGAGAATCGTTTATGTATCCCAATATTAAAGCGCTTTATTAA
- a CDS encoding ATP-binding protein, producing the protein MNSKAKFSIRYKIMAGYLVIILFLLISFIMLNNEISSLQKSLNFIIDHDFKVLNLTNQVEKELLTIENKAKGFIISNNPNYVQSLNSAEKDYEKHYQDLFALLEDNPSQQEKLKQINENITSWINKEIHPLITNNNSNNVQTIDTTQIQSLQSQLTNFRSTEEQLTKKRAAQLDIENNKLEIWLYSLLFLLSCISIIVSLYISNSITKTIKNVIQAIKSISSKEKITERIHVNTHDEIKDLAHTTNHLLDEISKREWLQTELAELILMYQGVSSIEMLGKKILSGIIQKTQTSCGAFYVREEYEETVYYVKKASFADQGADIGKQSIKMGEGFIGQSALEKKSFILSDIPEEFRYVTSGVLEIRPKNLLVIPILFEDEVIAVMELVSVTEISDLHQDLIQQTIDNLGLTIHSIIGRMRIQTLLHESQAMTEELQVQSEELQTQAEELQMQAEELRTTNEQLESRTEEAEQKTADLQITKSELEEKASELLRSSKYKSEFLANMSHELRTPLNSILLLSEMLRENHDNHLSDDEIELATVIHSSGKDLLTLINDILDLSKVEAGKLDIIFEATNISDMAANMHQNFLHIAAQKNVEFTIEDSDTIPDLFYTDAKRIEQIIKNLLSNAFKFTEKGSVSLHFDSIETSNLSHDMQSISKDWITISVKDTGIGIAKEQHQLIFEAFQQADGATIRKYGGTGLGLSICKEFARLLGGWITLESNVGEGSTFTVYIPNLPNGLNEIQVSNLEVAATIEDVIPAEVIEETIVTTETNNVFQEKTILIVDDDHRNIFALQNALKKQNANIITAQNGIECLKILKSKTNIDLILMDIMMPNMDGYETMENIRMNLGLNEIPIIALTAKAMPNDKEKCLSAGASDYISKPLNLHQLYSVMSVWLIK; encoded by the coding sequence ATGAACTCGAAAGCAAAATTTAGTATTCGCTACAAAATTATGGCTGGTTATTTAGTTATCATTTTGTTCTTACTTATCTCTTTCATTATGCTAAACAATGAGATTTCCAGTTTACAAAAATCTCTTAATTTTATTATTGATCACGATTTTAAAGTTCTTAATTTAACGAATCAAGTGGAGAAAGAATTGCTAACAATTGAAAATAAAGCGAAAGGGTTTATCATTTCTAATAACCCAAATTACGTGCAATCCCTTAACTCCGCGGAAAAAGATTACGAAAAACATTATCAAGATCTTTTTGCTCTATTAGAGGATAACCCCTCTCAGCAAGAAAAATTAAAACAGATTAACGAAAACATTACTAGTTGGATTAATAAAGAGATTCACCCACTCATTACAAATAATAATAGTAATAATGTACAAACAATCGACACGACTCAAATTCAGTCATTACAGTCGCAGCTAACTAACTTCCGGAGCACTGAGGAGCAACTAACGAAAAAAAGAGCTGCACAATTAGATATTGAAAATAATAAATTAGAGATTTGGTTATACAGTTTATTGTTCTTACTTTCTTGTATTTCCATTATCGTTTCACTCTATATTTCGAATTCCATTACAAAAACGATTAAAAATGTAATTCAAGCTATTAAATCCATTTCTTCTAAAGAAAAAATTACGGAAAGAATTCATGTAAATACACATGATGAAATAAAAGATCTTGCTCATACAACAAATCACCTACTAGATGAAATATCGAAAAGAGAGTGGTTACAAACTGAGCTTGCAGAATTAATTTTAATGTATCAAGGTGTATCTTCTATTGAGATGTTAGGTAAAAAAATTCTTAGTGGAATTATACAAAAAACGCAAACTTCTTGCGGTGCATTTTATGTACGTGAAGAATATGAAGAAACTGTCTACTATGTGAAAAAAGCTTCTTTCGCCGATCAAGGTGCTGATATTGGAAAACAATCTATTAAAATGGGTGAAGGTTTCATTGGACAGTCTGCCTTAGAAAAGAAAAGTTTTATTCTCAGTGACATACCCGAAGAGTTTCGTTATGTCACTAGCGGAGTATTAGAAATACGTCCTAAAAATCTACTAGTCATCCCTATCTTATTTGAGGATGAAGTAATTGCAGTAATGGAGTTAGTAAGTGTAACTGAGATTTCAGACTTACATCAAGATTTAATTCAACAAACTATTGATAATCTAGGTTTAACAATCCATAGCATTATAGGACGTATGCGAATTCAAACTCTTTTACATGAATCACAAGCAATGACAGAAGAGTTACAAGTTCAATCAGAAGAATTACAAACGCAAGCTGAAGAACTACAAATGCAAGCTGAAGAATTACGAACAACGAATGAACAATTAGAGTCTAGAACTGAAGAAGCTGAACAAAAGACAGCTGACTTACAAATTACCAAATCAGAATTAGAAGAAAAAGCAAGCGAGTTGTTACGCAGCTCAAAATACAAATCTGAGTTCCTAGCAAATATGTCACATGAATTACGCACACCGTTAAATAGTATTTTACTATTATCTGAAATGTTAAGAGAAAATCATGATAATCATTTATCGGATGATGAAATTGAACTAGCAACTGTCATTCATTCATCAGGGAAAGACTTACTTACTTTAATTAATGACATACTAGATTTATCTAAAGTAGAAGCAGGCAAACTAGACATCATTTTTGAAGCAACGAACATAAGTGACATGGCAGCCAATATGCATCAAAACTTTTTACATATCGCTGCACAAAAAAATGTCGAATTTACTATTGAAGACAGTGACACCATTCCTGACCTGTTTTATACAGATGCAAAACGGATTGAACAAATTATTAAAAACTTATTATCCAATGCATTTAAATTCACAGAAAAAGGATCTGTCTCTTTACATTTCGATTCGATAGAAACAAGCAATTTAAGTCATGATATGCAGTCTATAAGTAAAGATTGGATTACAATTTCAGTAAAAGATACTGGTATTGGTATCGCTAAAGAACAGCATCAACTTATTTTCGAAGCCTTTCAACAGGCAGATGGAGCAACAATTAGGAAATATGGTGGTACAGGCTTAGGGTTATCTATTTGTAAAGAGTTTGCTAGATTGTTAGGTGGTTGGATTACATTAGAGAGTAATGTAGGAGAAGGTAGTACTTTCACGGTATATATTCCTAACCTTCCAAATGGCTTAAATGAAATCCAAGTATCCAATTTAGAAGTCGCAGCAACGATAGAAGATGTTATTCCTGCTGAAGTTATTGAGGAAACTATCGTTACTACCGAAACAAATAACGTCTTCCAAGAGAAAACCATTTTAATTGTCGATGATGATCATCGAAATATATTTGCTTTACAAAATGCATTAAAAAAACAAAATGCCAACATTATTACTGCCCAAAACGGCATAGAGTGTTTAAAAATACTAAAAAGCAAAACAAATATTGACCTTATTTTAATGGACATTATGATGCCGAATATGGACGGTTATGAAACGATGGAAAATATCCGAATGAATTTAGGGTTAAATGAAATACCTATTATCGCATTAACTGCTAAAGCAATGCCAAATGATAAGGAAAAATGTTTATCTGCTGGCGCTTCAGATTATATAAGTAAACCATTAAATCTACATCAACTCTATTCGGTAATGAGTGTATGGTTAATAAAATAA
- a CDS encoding CynX/NimT family MFS transporter, with translation MKLKHQERTYLYILALFFTSINLRIGITSISPLLETIRQDLNISNFSVSFLTAIPVFCMGTFALLTGKVIKKYGAEKAIMACLILIGFATCMRAFTSSILTLFTSALFIGIGIALAGPLLSGFIKEKFPTKIGLMIGIYSVGMGTGASLSAGLTLPLQHVLKGSWNMALAFWGVLTIIAIIFWYPVMKRKKNTSIQNKKNNNLPLRNKKAWLFTIFFGLQSGIFYSITTWLAPANQSMGVSSGQAGTLITVFTVIQMICSFLIPTLADIYKNRPLWLLGSICFVLAGLSLMIYPLTTPWIPSILLGIGLGGVFPLALMLPLYETKTSEDASAWTAMMQSGGYIMGGFIPVLAGIARDYFNSYTQIFIIMALLSLVLFILTLVMNKTKIEAKIA, from the coding sequence ATGAAATTGAAACATCAAGAACGAACTTATTTGTATATACTAGCACTATTTTTTACTTCTATTAATTTACGTATCGGAATTACATCTATTTCACCTTTATTAGAAACAATCCGACAAGACTTAAATATAAGCAATTTTTCCGTTAGTTTTTTAACAGCCATTCCTGTTTTTTGTATGGGGACATTCGCCTTACTAACCGGGAAGGTAATTAAAAAATATGGGGCAGAAAAAGCAATTATGGCTTGTCTTATTTTAATTGGCTTTGCAACATGTATGAGAGCTTTTACTTCTTCCATTCTCACCTTATTCACAAGCGCTTTATTTATCGGCATTGGAATTGCACTTGCAGGGCCGTTACTATCAGGTTTTATTAAGGAAAAATTCCCTACGAAAATCGGCTTAATGATTGGAATATATTCAGTAGGTATGGGAACTGGCGCTTCTTTAAGCGCAGGATTAACGCTTCCTTTACAACATGTATTAAAAGGATCTTGGAATATGGCACTCGCTTTTTGGGGTGTACTTACTATTATCGCTATTATATTTTGGTATCCGGTTATGAAACGAAAAAAGAATACGAGCATACAAAATAAAAAGAATAATAATTTACCTTTAAGAAATAAAAAAGCATGGTTGTTCACAATCTTTTTCGGCCTACAATCAGGAATCTTTTATTCCATTACGACTTGGCTAGCACCAGCAAATCAAAGTATGGGTGTCAGTAGCGGACAGGCTGGTACTCTAATAACTGTATTTACAGTTATTCAAATGATATGCAGCTTTTTAATTCCAACATTAGCCGATATTTATAAAAACAGACCACTTTGGTTATTAGGGAGTATATGCTTTGTACTCGCAGGTTTATCGCTTATGATTTACCCACTAACTACACCATGGATCCCTTCTATTTTATTAGGTATCGGGCTCGGCGGCGTATTTCCACTCGCTCTCATGCTACCGCTATACGAAACAAAAACTTCCGAAGATGCGAGTGCATGGACTGCTATGATGCAGTCAGGAGGATACATTATGGGCGGATTCATTCCTGTCTTAGCAGGAATCGCTCGTGACTATTTTAATAGTTATACGCAAATTTTTATTATAATGGCACTTCTAAGCTTAGTTTTGTTCATTTTAACTTTAGTCATGAACAAAACTAAGATAGAAGCGAAAATAGCTTAA
- the rsbV gene encoding anti sigma b factor antagonist RsbV — MMNLAINILQNDVGYTVQLNGEIDAYTASDLKNKMMPIASEKEVHIVVDFHNVDYMDSTGLGVFIALLKAVKKNDGKLEFIGVSKRLKRLFDITGLTEILNLNSDFEKVERR, encoded by the coding sequence ATGATGAATTTGGCAATAAATATTTTGCAAAATGATGTAGGTTATACGGTACAACTTAATGGTGAGATTGATGCATATACGGCATCAGATTTAAAAAATAAGATGATGCCTATTGCAAGCGAAAAAGAAGTTCATATTGTAGTAGATTTTCATAACGTAGATTATATGGATAGTACCGGTTTAGGTGTTTTTATAGCTCTATTAAAAGCAGTTAAGAAAAATGATGGCAAACTAGAGTTTATTGGTGTATCTAAAAGACTAAAAAGATTATTTGATATTACAGGACTAACAGAAATATTAAATTTGAATTCCGATTTTGAAAAAGTAGAAAGAAGGTGA
- a CDS encoding general stress protein translates to MNVDRKIVGVFRTIDDAALVINELNDKGYSADNISAIAKDQKEIEHLEEKSGEKVNSETAHKADIFSATGLVAGGVAGGLGGLLTGLGVLAVSGMGPIVAAGPIAAAIGGAGIGGGAGSLIGAFIGLGIPEEHAKKYEEYIYDGNILILVDAKLDDKLEIYKIFDKHNAYNSDFFK, encoded by the coding sequence ATGAATGTAGATAGAAAAATAGTAGGTGTTTTTAGAACAATTGATGATGCGGCACTCGTTATTAATGAATTAAATGATAAAGGATACTCAGCAGATAACATTTCAGCTATTGCGAAAGATCAAAAGGAAATTGAACATCTGGAAGAAAAGTCGGGTGAAAAAGTGAATAGCGAAACTGCACATAAAGCAGATATCTTTTCAGCGACAGGGCTTGTAGCTGGAGGGGTAGCAGGCGGGCTCGGTGGTTTATTAACAGGTCTTGGTGTACTTGCCGTTTCTGGAATGGGTCCAATTGTAGCAGCAGGACCGATCGCAGCAGCTATTGGAGGAGCCGGTATTGGCGGAGGAGCTGGAAGTTTAATAGGAGCATTTATAGGGTTAGGAATTCCAGAAGAACATGCTAAAAAGTATGAAGAATATATTTACGATGGAAATATATTAATTTTAGTAGATGCAAAGTTAGATGATAAGTTAGAAATCTATAAAATATTTGATAAGCATAATGCCTATAACTCTGATTTCTTTAAATAA
- a CDS encoding ferritin-like domain-containing protein, with amino-acid sequence MSHDVKELIKGLNEDLAGEYSAIIMYNHNAATVSGIYRQVLKPFFESEISDEQGHALYLAEKIKTLGGTPTTIPLPVKQVEDVREMLEYARQSEYETIKRYETRKEQAAKLNMTELVVKLEDMIADETNHMEELDRLLNDKAMVLN; translated from the coding sequence ATGTCACACGATGTGAAAGAACTAATCAAAGGATTGAATGAAGATTTAGCAGGAGAATACTCAGCAATTATTATGTATAACCATAATGCTGCTACAGTTTCTGGTATATATAGACAAGTGTTAAAACCTTTCTTTGAATCTGAAATTAGTGATGAACAAGGACATGCCCTATATTTAGCGGAGAAAATTAAGACGCTAGGTGGTACACCTACTACGATCCCTTTACCAGTGAAACAAGTGGAAGATGTTCGAGAAATGTTAGAATACGCTAGACAATCAGAATATGAAACAATTAAGCGTTATGAAACGAGAAAAGAACAGGCAGCGAAATTAAATATGACAGAGTTAGTTGTAAAACTAGAAGATATGATTGCAGATGAAACAAATCATATGGAAGAATTAGATCGTCTTTTAAATGATAAAGCAATGGTGTTAAATTAA
- the rsbW gene encoding anti-sigma B factor RsbW, with protein sequence MMEKFEKIEMKIPAKAEYVAIIRLTMAGVANRMGFAYDDIEDMKIAISEACTNIVQHAYKEDVGEITIVFGLYEDRLEIMVADNGVSFDFNNLKRKVGPYDISKPVEHLPENGLGLYLINTLMDDIQIMHDEGMTVLMTKYIQREQVENDGNPISTYNSY encoded by the coding sequence ATGATGGAGAAATTTGAAAAGATAGAAATGAAAATTCCTGCAAAGGCAGAATATGTGGCCATTATTCGTTTAACAATGGCTGGTGTTGCGAACCGAATGGGCTTTGCTTATGACGATATAGAAGATATGAAAATTGCTATTAGTGAAGCATGTACAAATATTGTACAACATGCATATAAAGAAGACGTTGGAGAAATTACAATTGTCTTCGGCCTATATGAAGATCGATTAGAAATTATGGTTGCGGATAATGGGGTTAGCTTTGATTTTAATAACTTAAAAAGGAAAGTTGGTCCGTATGATATTAGTAAACCAGTAGAACATTTGCCGGAAAATGGTTTAGGTTTATATTTAATTAATACGTTAATGGATGATATACAAATTATGCATGATGAGGGCATGACAGTTTTAATGACAAAATATATACAAAGAGAGCAGGTGGAGAATGATGGAAATCCAATCTCAACCTACAACTCTTACTAA